One genomic window of Tenacibaculum tangerinum includes the following:
- a CDS encoding tetratricopeptide repeat protein: MKKIITLLVLLCTISISAQTQYEKGMEKAFELWKENKTTEAAQLFERISKVEKENWLPSYYAGTIYILESFQIKEEAMRIAKLHKAQEFIDTANSISPENPEILIMQALLHTSYMAFDGQKYGMTLSMKNAGLYEKALKIAPNNPRVILSKAESDMGTARFFGQSTKPFCANIKKAIALGEKEKITEKFYPKFNIERAEKVLKKCMKL, translated from the coding sequence ATGAAAAAAATAATCACATTATTAGTACTTCTATGTACCATCAGTATCTCAGCACAAACCCAATATGAAAAAGGAATGGAAAAGGCTTTTGAGTTGTGGAAAGAAAACAAAACAACAGAAGCAGCCCAATTATTCGAACGTATTTCTAAAGTAGAAAAAGAAAATTGGTTGCCATCTTATTATGCAGGAACGATTTATATATTAGAAAGTTTTCAAATAAAAGAGGAAGCAATGCGAATAGCGAAGTTACATAAGGCACAGGAGTTTATAGATACTGCGAATTCTATTTCACCCGAAAACCCTGAAATATTAATTATGCAAGCATTATTACATACTTCGTACATGGCTTTTGACGGACAGAAATATGGAATGACCCTATCGATGAAAAATGCAGGATTGTATGAGAAAGCATTAAAAATAGCTCCTAACAACCCGAGAGTTATTTTAAGTAAAGCAGAATCCGATATGGGAACAGCCCGTTTTTTTGGTCAGTCTACCAAACCGTTTTGTGCTAATATTAAAAAAGCGATAGCGTTGGGGGAGAAAGAAAAAATAACTGAAAAATTCTATCCAAAATTTAATATAGAAAGGGCAGAGAAAGTATTGAAAAAGTGTATGAAATTATAA
- a CDS encoding TonB-dependent receptor → MKQVLLIVCFLTYTLVIAQTTISGRVTDAKGIPIEGANVYLEGTYDGTSSDEKGNFSFTTSEKGLQTLTLSFISFETYTKTADVATFKNVKILLHEDVNTLDAVIINAGTFEAGDNAKVTALKPLDVVTTASALGDFVGALQTLPGTSSVSEDGRLFVRGGEAGETQVFIDGIRVFTPYSPSAPNIPTRGRFSPFLFKGITFSTGGYSAEYGQALSSVLLLNTNDEAIKEKTDVSLMTVGLGVGNTQVFGKNSLSVNTSYINLAPYQELFPDRNTWKKPIQSLNGEAVYRFRFKNESLLKFYGAYSYADFDLIQENINYENGFRFGLKNRNLYFNGTYKQHFADNWTVTGGVSFTNDNSKINIVDDKVVDNENSAHVKATLKKRFSNRFKLNVGAEYFMTNFSEDYTSEINGNATYGFDNNIFGSFAEAAIFFSKKLGTKIGLRMENSELLREFTISPRASIAYKSGENAQFSFAYGRFYQNPENEYLKFNTQFKAAHTSHFIANYQYVKNKQILRIEGYYKKYQDLVKYDTDTPLPYSNFSNSGEGFSKGIDVFWRDNKNIKNTDYWISYSLLDTERDYKNYPVKARPNFASTHNLSVVAKHWIPDWKSQVGMSYNFASGRSYTNPNKGGFLNEKTKNYHSVSVNWAYLISQQKILYFSINNVLGTQNVFGYNYKNTPNSEGFFNRQAIIPSVDSFFFVGFFWTISDDKKENQLNNL, encoded by the coding sequence ATGAAACAAGTACTACTTATAGTGTGTTTTTTAACGTATACACTAGTCATCGCACAAACTACGATTTCAGGAAGAGTAACCGATGCGAAAGGGATTCCTATTGAAGGGGCTAATGTGTATTTAGAAGGAACTTACGACGGAACTTCCTCTGACGAAAAAGGAAACTTCTCTTTTACAACTTCAGAAAAAGGATTGCAAACATTAACGCTGTCTTTTATTTCTTTTGAAACGTATACAAAAACCGCCGATGTAGCAACATTTAAAAATGTAAAAATACTACTTCATGAAGATGTCAATACCTTAGATGCAGTAATCATAAATGCAGGAACCTTTGAAGCGGGAGATAACGCAAAAGTAACCGCTTTAAAACCTTTAGATGTCGTAACCACTGCAAGTGCTTTAGGAGATTTTGTTGGGGCGTTACAAACCTTACCAGGTACATCTTCGGTAAGTGAAGATGGTCGTTTGTTTGTGCGTGGAGGAGAAGCGGGTGAAACACAAGTTTTTATTGATGGAATTCGAGTATTTACACCCTACAGCCCGTCGGCACCGAATATTCCTACTCGTGGTCGATTTTCTCCGTTTTTATTCAAAGGAATTACCTTTTCAACAGGAGGGTATTCTGCGGAATACGGACAAGCTTTGTCGAGTGTTTTATTGCTAAATACTAACGACGAAGCAATAAAAGAGAAGACAGATGTATCGTTAATGACAGTTGGTTTAGGAGTCGGAAATACGCAAGTTTTTGGAAAGAATTCGCTAAGCGTCAATACTTCGTATATCAACTTAGCACCCTATCAAGAATTATTTCCTGATAGAAATACTTGGAAGAAGCCAATTCAGTCATTAAACGGAGAAGCGGTGTATCGATTTAGATTTAAAAACGAATCGTTGTTAAAGTTTTACGGGGCGTATAGTTATGCCGATTTCGATTTAATTCAAGAAAATATTAATTATGAAAACGGATTTCGTTTTGGGCTAAAAAATAGAAACTTGTATTTCAATGGAACTTATAAACAACACTTTGCTGATAATTGGACAGTTACAGGAGGAGTATCGTTTACCAACGATAACTCAAAAATAAATATAGTAGATGATAAGGTGGTAGATAATGAAAACTCAGCTCATGTGAAAGCAACATTGAAAAAGAGGTTTTCAAACCGATTCAAACTGAACGTTGGTGCTGAGTATTTTATGACCAATTTTTCTGAAGATTATACCAGTGAAATAAATGGAAATGCCACCTACGGATTTGATAATAATATCTTTGGAAGTTTTGCAGAAGCAGCTATTTTCTTTTCTAAAAAATTAGGAACGAAAATAGGGCTACGTATGGAAAATTCTGAGCTGTTACGTGAGTTTACCATTTCGCCAAGAGCTTCGATAGCGTATAAATCGGGAGAAAATGCACAGTTTTCATTTGCTTACGGACGTTTTTATCAGAATCCTGAAAACGAATATCTGAAATTCAATACGCAGTTTAAAGCAGCGCATACATCTCATTTCATAGCGAATTATCAGTATGTAAAAAATAAACAGATTCTAAGAATAGAAGGATATTATAAAAAATATCAAGATTTGGTAAAATACGATACTGATACACCATTGCCATATTCAAATTTCTCAAATTCAGGAGAGGGATTTTCTAAAGGAATAGATGTTTTTTGGAGAGATAATAAAAATATAAAAAATACAGATTATTGGATTTCTTATTCGTTGTTAGATACAGAAAGAGATTACAAAAACTACCCAGTAAAAGCAAGACCTAATTTTGCATCAACGCACAACCTATCGGTTGTTGCAAAACATTGGATTCCAGATTGGAAGAGTCAAGTAGGAATGAGTTATAATTTTGCTTCAGGAAGAAGTTACACTAATCCTAATAAGGGTGGGTTTTTAAATGAGAAAACTAAAAACTACCATTCGGTAAGTGTAAACTGGGCGTACTTAATAAGTCAACAAAAAATCTTGTATTTCTCAATAAATAATGTTTTAGGTACCCAGAATGTATTTGGTTACAATTATAAGAATACACCAAATTCAGAAGGTTTTTTTAATCGACAGGCGATTATACCATCGGTCGATAGTTTCTTTTTTGTAGGGTTCTTTTGGACGATTAGCGATGACAAAAAAGAGAACCAGTTAAATAACTTATAA
- the pdxH gene encoding pyridoxamine 5'-phosphate oxidase, whose translation MAHDLSDYRKSYEKRELLESNCPENPIELFRDWFFAADESEMVDEANAMTIASIGLDGFPKSRVVLLKKYTWEGFIFYTNYNSEKGRAILNNNNVCLSFFWAGLEQQIIIKGKAEKLAENLSDGYFESRPDGSKLGAWASNQSEVVASRGELDDRLISFEKKFKNQEIPRPKHWGGFIVKPLSIEFWQGRPNRMHDRIRYTLQKDFSWKVERLAP comes from the coding sequence ATGGCACACGATTTAAGTGACTATAGAAAATCTTACGAAAAAAGAGAGTTACTAGAGAGTAACTGTCCTGAAAATCCTATTGAATTATTTAGAGACTGGTTTTTTGCTGCAGATGAATCTGAAATGGTAGATGAGGCAAACGCCATGACTATTGCTTCAATCGGGTTAGACGGTTTTCCGAAAAGCAGGGTTGTCTTATTAAAAAAATATACGTGGGAAGGTTTTATTTTTTATACCAATTACAACTCTGAGAAAGGAAGGGCTATTTTAAACAACAATAATGTTTGTTTATCCTTTTTTTGGGCAGGTTTAGAGCAACAAATTATCATTAAAGGAAAAGCAGAGAAACTTGCTGAGAATTTATCTGACGGATATTTCGAGTCGAGACCAGACGGAAGCAAGCTTGGAGCTTGGGCTTCTAATCAAAGTGAAGTGGTTGCTTCACGTGGTGAGTTGGATGACAGGCTAATTTCTTTTGAAAAAAAGTTTAAAAATCAAGAAATTCCTAGACCTAAACATTGGGGAGGCTTTATCGTAAAACCTCTTTCTATTGAGTTTTGGCAGGGGCGTCCAAACCGTATGCACGACCGTATACGTTATACTTTGCAAAAAGATTTTTCTTGGAAAGTTGAACGTTTAGCTCCTTAA
- a CDS encoding SixA phosphatase family protein produces MKTLYIVRHAKSSWEYDSVKDIDRPLKERGINDAHLLSKYLAEEIKRPDVFLSSSANRALHTAVIFCENFEYPLSNLKIKRQLYSFSDGYLVKTVKALDDSFNSAIVFSHDHGINSFVNKFGSKPIAHVATCGVVGIAFDTKHWKDIKKGNTILIEFPKNHR; encoded by the coding sequence ATGAAAACACTTTATATCGTTCGTCACGCTAAATCATCATGGGAATATGATAGCGTTAAAGATATTGACAGACCATTAAAAGAGCGCGGTATTAACGATGCCCATCTTTTATCTAAATACCTAGCGGAAGAAATTAAAAGACCCGATGTATTTCTTTCGAGTAGCGCCAATAGGGCGTTGCATACGGCTGTTATTTTTTGTGAAAATTTTGAGTATCCGCTCTCCAATCTTAAAATAAAACGTCAGTTGTATAGCTTTAGTGATGGCTATTTAGTTAAAACGGTAAAAGCTCTTGACGATAGTTTTAACAGTGCTATTGTATTTAGTCACGACCACGGTATTAATAGTTTTGTAAACAAGTTTGGAAGTAAACCTATTGCACATGTTGCTACTTGTGGTGTTGTTGGAATAGCTTTTGATACCAAACACTGGAAAGACATAAAGAAAGGAAACACTATTTTAATAGAGTTTCCTAAAAACCATAGATAA
- a CDS encoding Ppx/GppA phosphatase family protein, protein MLKIKKYGAIDIGSNAVRLLVANVIEEKNKDPQFKKSSLVRVPIRLGADAFVSGKISEGNIQRMIDAMQAFKLIMKIHGVERYKACATSAMREAENGKEVVATILKTTEVPIDIIDGKKEAAIISSTDLNQLIESDATYLYVDVGGGSTEFTLFSKGKIINSKSFKIGTVRLLNNTKPENKILFKKVQKWIEENTSEYKRISLIGSGGNINKLFKMSGRDIGKPISYIYLNAQYEFLKRMSYQERISELSLNPDRADVIIPATKIYLSAMKWSGARKIYVPKIGLSDGIIKSLYFNKL, encoded by the coding sequence ATTTTGAAGATAAAAAAGTACGGTGCTATTGATATTGGATCGAATGCGGTGAGATTATTGGTAGCGAATGTTATTGAAGAAAAAAACAAGGATCCACAATTTAAAAAATCCTCTTTAGTTCGTGTGCCTATTCGTTTAGGTGCTGATGCTTTTGTTTCTGGAAAAATTTCGGAAGGTAATATTCAACGAATGATTGATGCTATGCAAGCCTTCAAATTAATCATGAAAATTCATGGCGTAGAAAGATACAAGGCTTGTGCAACCTCTGCAATGCGAGAGGCAGAAAATGGTAAAGAAGTCGTAGCTACTATTTTAAAAACCACCGAAGTTCCGATTGATATTATTGACGGAAAAAAAGAAGCTGCAATCATATCGTCTACCGACTTAAATCAGCTAATAGAGTCTGATGCTACCTATTTATACGTAGATGTAGGTGGTGGTAGTACCGAATTCACCCTATTTTCTAAAGGTAAAATCATCAACTCTAAATCGTTTAAAATAGGAACGGTACGTTTGCTAAACAATACCAAACCTGAAAACAAAATATTGTTTAAAAAGGTTCAAAAATGGATTGAAGAAAACACGAGCGAGTATAAACGTATTTCGCTAATAGGGTCTGGTGGAAACATCAATAAACTTTTTAAAATGTCTGGTAGAGATATCGGAAAACCAATTTCGTATATCTACTTAAATGCGCAATATGAATTCTTAAAAAGGATGAGTTATCAAGAGCGAATTTCTGAACTTAGTTTAAACCCAGATAGAGCCGATGTAATTATTCCCGCAACAAAAATTTATCTTTCTGCCATGAAGTGGAGTGGCGCAAGAAAAATTTATGTTCCTAAAATTGGACTTTCAGACGGAATTATAAAAAGTTTATATTTCAATAAGTTATAA
- a CDS encoding DUF389 domain-containing protein, with protein sequence MEENKQEQAVEQSKQEIQKDARGLWKKVRKFLIELLDFRDDTDQEATIEAIKNDIPFKGATAWILICSIFVASIGLNANSTAVVIGAMLISPLMGPILGVGLSIAINDIDTLRKSLINLATMIVLSLLTAFLFFFLFPLREETSELLGRVRPDIRDVLIAFFGGLALIIARTKKGTIASVIFGVAIATALMPPLCTAGYGLAVGNFDYFLGAMYLFTINTIFIALATILILKLLGFTMIRYVNSAKRKRIARLVSFIAFMVMIPAVFTFVGVYKESIVNANYERFLKTKVMDNPNLWLQRNKINIKDKKISLFFNGDISDATESFLRNELKTFPRIGAYELEVNENKAKSVDRVVDAYDRAIADLDKKDNVIEGLHKEIEGLKETISALNQRIEQDALNRNKNSIPFSKISTEAKIRFNDIKEMSVSKVLSSTDFIKIDTVTQVSVKWNEKLPDSTLVKKEKEFKGWIQKELKINALELTRK encoded by the coding sequence ATGGAAGAAAACAAGCAAGAACAAGCTGTAGAGCAGTCGAAGCAAGAAATACAGAAAGATGCCAGAGGACTGTGGAAAAAGGTGAGGAAGTTTCTAATAGAGTTGCTTGACTTTAGAGACGATACCGATCAAGAAGCAACCATAGAGGCCATAAAAAATGACATTCCTTTTAAAGGAGCTACGGCATGGATTTTAATCTGTTCTATTTTTGTAGCATCAATAGGTTTAAATGCAAATTCGACAGCTGTAGTAATTGGAGCGATGTTAATTTCTCCTCTAATGGGTCCCATTTTAGGAGTAGGACTGTCAATTGCTATCAACGACATCGATACGCTACGAAAATCGTTGATAAATTTGGCGACAATGATTGTGTTAAGTTTGTTAACCGCATTTTTATTCTTCTTTTTATTTCCACTTCGTGAAGAAACCTCAGAATTATTGGGTAGGGTAAGACCTGATATACGCGATGTGCTAATTGCCTTTTTCGGTGGTTTGGCATTGATTATAGCAAGAACTAAGAAAGGAACAATTGCTTCTGTAATTTTTGGTGTAGCAATTGCAACAGCGTTAATGCCACCTTTGTGTACCGCAGGGTATGGTTTGGCAGTAGGCAATTTCGACTATTTCTTAGGTGCGATGTATTTATTCACCATAAATACAATTTTTATCGCACTGGCAACCATCTTAATTTTAAAGCTCTTAGGTTTTACCATGATTCGCTATGTGAATTCAGCAAAACGTAAAAGAATTGCTAGATTGGTGTCTTTTATAGCATTTATGGTAATGATACCCGCTGTTTTTACTTTTGTAGGAGTATATAAAGAGAGTATTGTTAATGCCAACTATGAACGGTTTTTGAAAACGAAAGTGATGGACAATCCTAACCTATGGTTGCAGCGAAATAAAATAAATATTAAAGATAAAAAGATAAGTCTATTTTTTAACGGAGATATTAGCGATGCAACAGAATCTTTTTTAAGAAATGAGTTAAAAACTTTCCCAAGAATAGGAGCATACGAGTTAGAGGTAAACGAAAATAAAGCAAAAAGTGTCGACAGAGTGGTCGATGCGTATGACAGAGCCATTGCAGACTTAGATAAAAAAGACAATGTAATTGAGGGCTTACATAAAGAAATAGAAGGATTGAAGGAAACAATCTCTGCCTTAAACCAAAGAATAGAACAAGATGCGCTTAATCGAAATAAAAACTCAATACCTTTTAGTAAGATTAGTACAGAAGCCAAAATTAGATTTAATGATATTAAAGAAATGAGTGTGTCGAAAGTTTTATCATCGACCGATTTTATTAAGATTGATACCGTAACGCAAGTCTCAGTTAAATGGAATGAAAAATTACCCGATTCAACTCTTGTTAAAAAAGAAAAAGAATTTAAAGGTTGGATTCAAAAAGAGCTAAAAATAAACGCCTTAGAGTTGACGAGAAAATAA
- a CDS encoding C1 family peptidase, translating into MKRILLAVVLTFLSITATTAQKYQFSTVKDIEDTEVKSQGRTGTCWSFSTTSFLESEIIRLTGKNIDLSEMYTVRNTYSDKATNYLYRQGKAQFSEGGLAHDVMNSVQRYGLVPEQVFTGLDLGQDRHNHAEMVAVLKSMLDTYITNPAGELSPKWKQSVESVLDVYLGKGKEEFTFEGKKYTPKSFAEYVKIDPSNYVTISSFEHAKKYDPFVLSIPDNFSNGAFYNISLDELVSVTEEAITKGYTVELDCDVSEQTFSSKNGVAVIPASSLENEKAMTEIVKEKTITPSLRQAEFENFNTTDDHLMHIVGLVKDQKGNTYFKVKNSWGTNQGNKGYVYMSIPYFKLKTISVLVHKEAISPSLKNKLDLR; encoded by the coding sequence ATGAAAAGAATTCTTTTAGCAGTCGTGCTAACTTTTTTAAGCATTACTGCTACTACAGCACAAAAATATCAATTTTCAACAGTAAAAGATATTGAAGATACCGAAGTTAAAAGCCAAGGGAGAACAGGAACGTGTTGGAGTTTTTCTACCACCTCTTTTTTAGAATCAGAAATTATTCGATTAACAGGTAAAAATATAGACTTGTCTGAAATGTATACCGTTCGTAACACGTATTCCGATAAAGCAACCAATTACCTGTACCGTCAAGGAAAAGCACAGTTTAGTGAAGGAGGCTTAGCGCACGATGTGATGAATTCGGTACAAAGATACGGATTGGTACCTGAGCAGGTTTTTACAGGTTTAGATCTCGGGCAAGACAGGCATAATCATGCAGAAATGGTTGCCGTATTAAAGTCGATGTTAGACACCTACATTACAAATCCAGCCGGAGAATTAAGTCCGAAATGGAAACAATCCGTAGAAAGTGTTTTAGATGTGTATTTAGGTAAAGGTAAAGAGGAATTTACTTTTGAAGGAAAAAAATATACTCCCAAGTCTTTTGCTGAATACGTAAAAATTGATCCTTCAAACTATGTGACCATTAGTTCTTTTGAGCATGCTAAGAAATACGACCCATTTGTGTTAAGTATTCCAGATAACTTTTCAAATGGAGCATTTTACAATATTTCTTTAGATGAACTGGTTTCTGTAACTGAAGAAGCTATTACAAAAGGATACACTGTTGAACTGGATTGTGATGTTTCAGAACAAACATTCTCGTCAAAAAACGGAGTAGCTGTAATTCCAGCGAGTAGCTTGGAAAATGAGAAAGCAATGACAGAAATTGTTAAGGAAAAAACGATTACACCAAGTTTACGTCAGGCAGAGTTTGAAAATTTTAATACCACCGACGATCATTTAATGCACATTGTTGGGTTGGTAAAAGACCAAAAAGGAAATACGTATTTTAAAGTAAAGAACTCATGGGGTACCAATCAAGGAAATAAAGGGTATGTATACATGTCAATTCCTTACTTTAAACTAAAAACAATATCAGTTTTAGTACACAAAGAAGCAATTTCACCGAGTTTAAAAAATAAATTAGATCTTAGGTAA
- a CDS encoding TonB-dependent receptor: MKKIVIFLALFQAFIGLAQNEGKISGKIIDSKTRETLPFVNVLVYGTTIGAVSDENGNFILNNIPLGYNKIQASFIGYETLISDEYLVTKDNSPYITIELVESSTQLNEVQIKAALFKESVVSPLSLQSLGIAEIEKNPGGDRDVLKVIQSFPGVASNPGFRNDIIIRGGATSENKFYLDGIEVPVINHFQTQGATGGPVGIMNADLIRKVDFYSSAFPANRGNALSSVIEFTQKRGNPNSLNTRATLGTSDAGITLDGPLGKNTTFIFSARQSYLQFLFKLIKLPFLPTYNDFQLNVKSQLSKNSELSIVALGAIDNFEINKEVNDGETDVETIKRNKVILNSVPVNNQWNYTVGASYKYFAPNATHLFVLSRNEWENRAVKYFLNEETPDNLLLNFTSREIENKLRYENNFESNNNMDFNLGFNLETATYTNNNFQKKANSDGVFINDFNAVIDFVKYGVFGQVSKKYLNEKLGVSFGFRMDGIDYNSTMSNPLNQFSPRISLSYQLAENWMLSSSVGRYYQLPSYTVLGYQNNLGEFENKNGLKYIQSDHYVGGLTFKPDTSAKVTFEGFYKGYEDYPFSLRNQISLANLGADFGVVGNEAVSSTSEGRAYGFELLAQKKSYSGLYGIASYTFVRSEFKDVQGNYVPSTWDNKHLLTITAGKKLNRNWEVGTKFRLVGGRPYTPYDLEASSLKENYDVRNGGILDYTKLNEKRLDTYTQLDVRVDKTWFLKKAAINLYVDVQNIYASSSKQQPFLLPLENESGRITDPNDSSRYLLEEIESTTGRALPRLGVIVDF, from the coding sequence ATGAAAAAAATAGTAATATTCTTAGCTTTATTTCAAGCGTTCATTGGTTTAGCTCAAAATGAAGGTAAAATTTCTGGAAAGATTATCGATTCAAAAACAAGAGAGACGCTTCCTTTCGTAAATGTTTTAGTATACGGAACCACTATCGGTGCGGTATCTGATGAAAATGGAAATTTTATATTGAATAACATCCCGTTAGGGTATAACAAAATTCAAGCTTCATTTATAGGCTATGAAACATTGATTTCTGATGAGTATTTGGTAACAAAAGACAACTCACCATATATCACGATAGAACTGGTAGAAAGTTCAACACAATTAAACGAAGTACAAATAAAAGCAGCCTTATTCAAAGAATCGGTTGTAAGTCCGCTATCACTTCAATCTTTAGGTATTGCAGAAATAGAAAAGAACCCCGGTGGTGATCGAGATGTTTTAAAAGTAATTCAATCTTTTCCAGGAGTCGCTTCAAACCCTGGATTTAGAAATGATATTATCATTAGAGGAGGGGCTACCTCAGAAAATAAGTTTTATTTAGATGGAATCGAAGTTCCAGTAATCAATCACTTTCAAACCCAAGGAGCTACAGGTGGTCCTGTAGGTATTATGAATGCCGATTTGATACGTAAAGTAGATTTTTATTCGAGTGCATTTCCTGCCAATAGAGGAAACGCATTAAGTTCGGTAATAGAATTTACTCAGAAAAGAGGAAATCCAAATTCGTTAAACACACGAGCGACCTTAGGAACCTCAGATGCAGGTATTACTTTAGACGGTCCTTTGGGTAAAAATACCACGTTTATTTTTTCAGCAAGACAATCGTACTTACAGTTTTTGTTTAAATTGATTAAACTACCTTTTTTACCAACATACAACGACTTTCAGCTAAATGTGAAGTCACAATTATCAAAAAACAGCGAGCTGTCGATAGTAGCTCTCGGAGCGATTGATAATTTTGAAATTAACAAAGAGGTAAACGATGGAGAAACAGATGTAGAAACGATTAAAAGAAATAAAGTTATCTTGAATTCAGTTCCAGTAAACAATCAATGGAATTATACTGTAGGAGCAAGTTATAAATATTTTGCACCAAACGCTACACATTTGTTTGTGTTGAGTAGAAACGAATGGGAAAATAGAGCTGTAAAATATTTTTTAAACGAAGAAACTCCTGACAATTTGCTGCTTAATTTTACCTCTAGAGAAATAGAAAATAAGTTGCGTTATGAGAACAATTTTGAAAGTAACAATAACATGGATTTCAACTTAGGGTTCAACTTAGAAACAGCGACCTATACCAACAATAACTTTCAAAAGAAGGCAAATTCTGATGGGGTTTTTATCAATGATTTTAATGCTGTCATCGATTTTGTTAAATATGGTGTTTTCGGACAAGTGTCAAAGAAGTATTTGAATGAAAAATTAGGAGTTTCTTTTGGTTTTAGAATGGATGGAATTGATTACAATTCAACCATGAGCAACCCACTCAATCAGTTTTCGCCAAGAATCTCTTTGAGCTATCAGTTAGCTGAAAATTGGATGCTCAGTTCTTCGGTAGGAAGATACTATCAACTGCCTTCATACACCGTATTAGGGTACCAAAACAATTTGGGAGAATTTGAAAATAAAAACGGTTTAAAATACATTCAATCGGATCATTATGTAGGTGGATTAACTTTTAAGCCTGATACAAGTGCAAAAGTAACTTTTGAAGGTTTTTACAAAGGGTATGAGGATTATCCGTTTTCCTTAAGAAATCAAATAAGTTTAGCCAATTTAGGTGCTGATTTTGGTGTTGTAGGAAACGAAGCTGTAAGTTCTACCTCTGAAGGAAGAGCTTATGGATTTGAGCTATTAGCCCAAAAAAAATCGTACAGCGGTTTATACGGAATAGCGTCGTATACTTTTGTAAGAAGTGAATTTAAAGACGTGCAGGGAAACTATGTGCCATCAACCTGGGATAACAAACACCTATTAACGATAACGGCAGGAAAAAAGCTAAATAGAAACTGGGAAGTAGGAACGAAGTTTCGATTGGTTGGGGGCAGACCGTATACTCCTTACGACTTAGAAGCGTCTTCATTAAAAGAAAATTACGATGTTCGTAACGGTGGTATTTTAGATTACACAAAACTAAATGAAAAAAGATTAGATACTTATACTCAGTTAGATGTACGTGTAGATAAAACTTGGTTCTTAAAAAAAGCAGCAATTAATTTGTATGTAGACGTTCAAAATATATATGCGAGTAGCTCTAAGCAACAACCTTTTTTATTGCCTCTAGAAAATGAAAGCGGACGAATTACCGACCCTAATGATAGTTCGAGATATCTATTAGAAGAAATAGAAAGTACAACAGGACGAGCGTTGCCCCGTTTAGGAGTAATTGTCGATTTTTAA